Proteins co-encoded in one Scatophagus argus isolate fScaArg1 chromosome 11, fScaArg1.pri, whole genome shotgun sequence genomic window:
- the LOC124067044 gene encoding Golgi reassembly-stacking protein 2-like isoform X2, which yields MSVYEVQENSPGHRAGLEPFFDFIISVSDTRLNKDNDTLKEILKMNAERPIKMLLYSSKTLAVRETTVIPSSLWGGQGLLGVSIRFCSFEGVNENVWHVLEVEPNSPAALAGLRAHTDYIIGADTVMNESEDLFSIVETYEGKELKLYVYNTDTDNCREVLITPNSDWGGEGSLGCGIGYGYLHRIPMMPFTEGKKISFPAQTPSEPAAPSKDGFTEVHLSAVIPTVPVAVSSSASSGLEQSLSSISISSNLTSGISNLQTGLPSVPPSSQVTSSHSVPLSVNPAATLPGLMPLPGSLPPFPKLPNLNITLPEVGQVLPPGVGGLQHAGLPPLTLPGVVPGVTLPPSDFVLPPLTANAVPTVAFPPSTIQVNSTPTKSSIPSSVIACESINIPITTDSS from the exons ATGAGTGTGTACGAG GTGCAAGAGAATTCCCCCGGTCACCGTGCAGGACTGGAGCCATTCTTTGATTTCATCATTTCCGTTTCTGACACTAGACTG AACAAGGACAATGACACCCTGAAGGAGATACTGAAGATGAATGCGGAGAGACCCATCAAGATGCTGTTATACAGCAGCAAGACTCTGGCGGTGAGGGAGACAACCGTCATTCCCAGCAGCCTGTGGGGCGGCCAGGGGCTGCTGGGGGTCAGCATTCGCTTCTGTAGCTTTGAAGGAGTCAATGAAAACGTTTGGCATGTCTTG GAAGTCGAGCCAAACTCTCCTGCCGCCCTGGCTGGTTTGAGGGCCCACACGGACTACATTATAGGAGCCGACACCGTCATGAATGAG AGTGAAGATCTCTTCTCCATCGTTGAAACCTATGAGGGGAAGGAGCTGAAGCTGTATGTCTACAACACAGATACGGACAACTGCCGCGAGGTGCTCATCACCCCAAACAGCGACTGGGGCGGAGAGGGCAG tcTAGGATGTGGCATTGGCTATGGCTACCTGCACAGGATACCTATGATGCCATTTACAGAGGGCAAGAAGATCAGTTTCCCTGCACAGACCCCCAGTGAACCAGCTGCTCCGTCTAAAGATGGCTTCACAGAG GTCCATCTTTCTGCTGTTATTCCAACGGTTCCAGTCGCTGTATCTTCTTCTGCATCATCTGGATTAGAGCAGTCTTTGTCCAGCATATCAATCAGCTCTAACCTGACCTCTGGCATTAGCAATCTACAGACAG GACTTCCTTCTGTCCCACCGAGCAGCCAAGTCACCTCCTCACACAGTGTCCCCCTGTCTGTCAATCCTGCTGCCACATTACCGG GTTTAATGCCCTTACCTGGAAGTCTTCCACCCTTCCCTAAGTTACCAAATCTAAATATCACCTTGCCAGAAGTGGGCCAAGTGTTGCCACCTGGAGTTGGCGGATTACAACATGCAG GTCTTCCACCTCTCACCCTGCCAGGTGTGGTCCCAGGTGTAACTCTGCCGCCATCTGACTTTGTTCTTCCTCCACTTACTGCTAATGCAGTTCCTACCGTTGCATTTCCTCCTTCGACTATTCAGGTGAACAGTACACCGACTAAAAGCTCCATCCCATCATCAGTTATTGCCTGTGAATCAATAAATATCCCAATTACTACAGACTCTTCTTAG
- the LOC124067044 gene encoding Golgi reassembly-stacking protein 2-like isoform X1: MGGSQSAEIPGGGTEGYHVLRVQENSPGHRAGLEPFFDFIISVSDTRLNKDNDTLKEILKMNAERPIKMLLYSSKTLAVRETTVIPSSLWGGQGLLGVSIRFCSFEGVNENVWHVLEVEPNSPAALAGLRAHTDYIIGADTVMNESEDLFSIVETYEGKELKLYVYNTDTDNCREVLITPNSDWGGEGSLGCGIGYGYLHRIPMMPFTEGKKISFPAQTPSEPAAPSKDGFTEVHLSAVIPTVPVAVSSSASSGLEQSLSSISISSNLTSGISNLQTGLPSVPPSSQVTSSHSVPLSVNPAATLPGLMPLPGSLPPFPKLPNLNITLPEVGQVLPPGVGGLQHAGLPPLTLPGVVPGVTLPPSDFVLPPLTANAVPTVAFPPSTIQVNSTPTKSSIPSSVIACESINIPITTDSS; the protein is encoded by the exons ATGGGGGGGTCTCAGAGTGCCGAGATACCAGGCGGAGGAACTGAAGGCTACCACGTCCTCAGA GTGCAAGAGAATTCCCCCGGTCACCGTGCAGGACTGGAGCCATTCTTTGATTTCATCATTTCCGTTTCTGACACTAGACTG AACAAGGACAATGACACCCTGAAGGAGATACTGAAGATGAATGCGGAGAGACCCATCAAGATGCTGTTATACAGCAGCAAGACTCTGGCGGTGAGGGAGACAACCGTCATTCCCAGCAGCCTGTGGGGCGGCCAGGGGCTGCTGGGGGTCAGCATTCGCTTCTGTAGCTTTGAAGGAGTCAATGAAAACGTTTGGCATGTCTTG GAAGTCGAGCCAAACTCTCCTGCCGCCCTGGCTGGTTTGAGGGCCCACACGGACTACATTATAGGAGCCGACACCGTCATGAATGAG AGTGAAGATCTCTTCTCCATCGTTGAAACCTATGAGGGGAAGGAGCTGAAGCTGTATGTCTACAACACAGATACGGACAACTGCCGCGAGGTGCTCATCACCCCAAACAGCGACTGGGGCGGAGAGGGCAG tcTAGGATGTGGCATTGGCTATGGCTACCTGCACAGGATACCTATGATGCCATTTACAGAGGGCAAGAAGATCAGTTTCCCTGCACAGACCCCCAGTGAACCAGCTGCTCCGTCTAAAGATGGCTTCACAGAG GTCCATCTTTCTGCTGTTATTCCAACGGTTCCAGTCGCTGTATCTTCTTCTGCATCATCTGGATTAGAGCAGTCTTTGTCCAGCATATCAATCAGCTCTAACCTGACCTCTGGCATTAGCAATCTACAGACAG GACTTCCTTCTGTCCCACCGAGCAGCCAAGTCACCTCCTCACACAGTGTCCCCCTGTCTGTCAATCCTGCTGCCACATTACCGG GTTTAATGCCCTTACCTGGAAGTCTTCCACCCTTCCCTAAGTTACCAAATCTAAATATCACCTTGCCAGAAGTGGGCCAAGTGTTGCCACCTGGAGTTGGCGGATTACAACATGCAG GTCTTCCACCTCTCACCCTGCCAGGTGTGGTCCCAGGTGTAACTCTGCCGCCATCTGACTTTGTTCTTCCTCCACTTACTGCTAATGCAGTTCCTACCGTTGCATTTCCTCCTTCGACTATTCAGGTGAACAGTACACCGACTAAAAGCTCCATCCCATCATCAGTTATTGCCTGTGAATCAATAAATATCCCAATTACTACAGACTCTTCTTAG
- the LOC124067044 gene encoding Golgi reassembly-stacking protein 2-like isoform X4 has protein sequence MNAERPIKMLLYSSKTLAVRETTVIPSSLWGGQGLLGVSIRFCSFEGVNENVWHVLEVEPNSPAALAGLRAHTDYIIGADTVMNESEDLFSIVETYEGKELKLYVYNTDTDNCREVLITPNSDWGGEGSLGCGIGYGYLHRIPMMPFTEGKKISFPAQTPSEPAAPSKDGFTEVHLSAVIPTVPVAVSSSASSGLEQSLSSISISSNLTSGISNLQTGLPSVPPSSQVTSSHSVPLSVNPAATLPGLMPLPGSLPPFPKLPNLNITLPEVGQVLPPGVGGLQHAGLPPLTLPGVVPGVTLPPSDFVLPPLTANAVPTVAFPPSTIQVNSTPTKSSIPSSVIACESINIPITTDSS, from the exons ATGAATGCGGAGAGACCCATCAAGATGCTGTTATACAGCAGCAAGACTCTGGCGGTGAGGGAGACAACCGTCATTCCCAGCAGCCTGTGGGGCGGCCAGGGGCTGCTGGGGGTCAGCATTCGCTTCTGTAGCTTTGAAGGAGTCAATGAAAACGTTTGGCATGTCTTG GAAGTCGAGCCAAACTCTCCTGCCGCCCTGGCTGGTTTGAGGGCCCACACGGACTACATTATAGGAGCCGACACCGTCATGAATGAG AGTGAAGATCTCTTCTCCATCGTTGAAACCTATGAGGGGAAGGAGCTGAAGCTGTATGTCTACAACACAGATACGGACAACTGCCGCGAGGTGCTCATCACCCCAAACAGCGACTGGGGCGGAGAGGGCAG tcTAGGATGTGGCATTGGCTATGGCTACCTGCACAGGATACCTATGATGCCATTTACAGAGGGCAAGAAGATCAGTTTCCCTGCACAGACCCCCAGTGAACCAGCTGCTCCGTCTAAAGATGGCTTCACAGAG GTCCATCTTTCTGCTGTTATTCCAACGGTTCCAGTCGCTGTATCTTCTTCTGCATCATCTGGATTAGAGCAGTCTTTGTCCAGCATATCAATCAGCTCTAACCTGACCTCTGGCATTAGCAATCTACAGACAG GACTTCCTTCTGTCCCACCGAGCAGCCAAGTCACCTCCTCACACAGTGTCCCCCTGTCTGTCAATCCTGCTGCCACATTACCGG GTTTAATGCCCTTACCTGGAAGTCTTCCACCCTTCCCTAAGTTACCAAATCTAAATATCACCTTGCCAGAAGTGGGCCAAGTGTTGCCACCTGGAGTTGGCGGATTACAACATGCAG GTCTTCCACCTCTCACCCTGCCAGGTGTGGTCCCAGGTGTAACTCTGCCGCCATCTGACTTTGTTCTTCCTCCACTTACTGCTAATGCAGTTCCTACCGTTGCATTTCCTCCTTCGACTATTCAGGTGAACAGTACACCGACTAAAAGCTCCATCCCATCATCAGTTATTGCCTGTGAATCAATAAATATCCCAATTACTACAGACTCTTCTTAG
- the LOC124067044 gene encoding Golgi reassembly-stacking protein 2-like isoform X3: protein MGGSQSAEIPGGGTEGYHVLRVQENSPGHRAGLEPFFDFIISVSDTRLNKDNDTLKEILKMNAERPIKMLLYSSKTLAVRETTVIPSSLWGGQGLLGVSIRFCSFEGVNENVWHVLEVEPNSPAALAGLRAHTDYIIGADTVMNESEDLFSIVETYEGKELKLYVYNTDTDNCREVLITPNSDWGGEGSLGCGIGYGYLHRIPMMPFTEGKKISFPAQTPSEPAAPSKDGFTEVHLSAVIPTVPVAVSSSASSGLEQSLSSISISSNLTSGISNLQTGLPSVPPSSQVTSSHSVPLSVNPAATLPGLMPLPGSLPPFPKLPNLNITLPEVGQVLPPGVGGLQHAGLPPLTLPGVVPGVTLPPSDFVLPPLTANAVPTVAFPPSTIQGY from the exons ATGGGGGGGTCTCAGAGTGCCGAGATACCAGGCGGAGGAACTGAAGGCTACCACGTCCTCAGA GTGCAAGAGAATTCCCCCGGTCACCGTGCAGGACTGGAGCCATTCTTTGATTTCATCATTTCCGTTTCTGACACTAGACTG AACAAGGACAATGACACCCTGAAGGAGATACTGAAGATGAATGCGGAGAGACCCATCAAGATGCTGTTATACAGCAGCAAGACTCTGGCGGTGAGGGAGACAACCGTCATTCCCAGCAGCCTGTGGGGCGGCCAGGGGCTGCTGGGGGTCAGCATTCGCTTCTGTAGCTTTGAAGGAGTCAATGAAAACGTTTGGCATGTCTTG GAAGTCGAGCCAAACTCTCCTGCCGCCCTGGCTGGTTTGAGGGCCCACACGGACTACATTATAGGAGCCGACACCGTCATGAATGAG AGTGAAGATCTCTTCTCCATCGTTGAAACCTATGAGGGGAAGGAGCTGAAGCTGTATGTCTACAACACAGATACGGACAACTGCCGCGAGGTGCTCATCACCCCAAACAGCGACTGGGGCGGAGAGGGCAG tcTAGGATGTGGCATTGGCTATGGCTACCTGCACAGGATACCTATGATGCCATTTACAGAGGGCAAGAAGATCAGTTTCCCTGCACAGACCCCCAGTGAACCAGCTGCTCCGTCTAAAGATGGCTTCACAGAG GTCCATCTTTCTGCTGTTATTCCAACGGTTCCAGTCGCTGTATCTTCTTCTGCATCATCTGGATTAGAGCAGTCTTTGTCCAGCATATCAATCAGCTCTAACCTGACCTCTGGCATTAGCAATCTACAGACAG GACTTCCTTCTGTCCCACCGAGCAGCCAAGTCACCTCCTCACACAGTGTCCCCCTGTCTGTCAATCCTGCTGCCACATTACCGG GTTTAATGCCCTTACCTGGAAGTCTTCCACCCTTCCCTAAGTTACCAAATCTAAATATCACCTTGCCAGAAGTGGGCCAAGTGTTGCCACCTGGAGTTGGCGGATTACAACATGCAG GTCTTCCACCTCTCACCCTGCCAGGTGTGGTCCCAGGTGTAACTCTGCCGCCATCTGACTTTGTTCTTCCTCCACTTACTGCTAATGCAGTTCCTACCGTTGCATTTCCTCCTTCGACTATTCAG